CATTCTGGCTGTGATCATCTATCCTTGTCTGGACGGTTGTGCCGTCAACATAATCCACTCGGGACTCCGCCTCTCGCTCATCCATCGCTTCAACCCCTCACCTCTGATACCGCAGCCACGAGCCCCCGCCCACTGAACACTCCTGGGACAACGTCGACCGTACCGACTGCTCGCTCTTTTCTCGAACCTTGCTCTccaaaacatttgcatctaaataaaaaatggttTATTTTGACCATtgatttacaaaataaaatttttttcagAACATATCGTgtattgataaataaatattaataaaatcaataaataatatgctcaaaaacaaaacagcatttttgaatattcaaagcaattaataaatttgtttattttttaagccacTATCAAATTCTATAAATGACATTGAATCGATTTAagtataaacttttatttgcagctgtgTTTTCAAAtcttttttgcataatttttagtaCTAAAACgttacaactttttgttgtaaattaagcaattgtaACAACAATTTCTGCTACATAAATTGTTcagttttttaaattcaaaagactgcttgtttttttttgtacttgctgtaatgtttatttattttatttttcaataatttataaaatatatttttgtagtaTTTTGCACTTACACAGCAGCTGCACATTGTTTGCTCTGCTCcagcactagcagcagcagcaacaatttccaCAGCATTTTCAACATTATgcacttattaatttatatttattatccTTGCTATGCAACACTTAATCCTCAAACTGCGCGTCACTGTCAACACTTGAACTTCAGCGAAAACAATTTCTCGTTGACTTGGCTAATCCAGTTGACACTTTTCGCGCGTTGCTCGTGcgatttgtttttaacttttatgcgACAAGCGTTTTTGAACGCGTCGCGgaacaattgcaaatgaacGCGGCTGCTTTTATATCCTAGCGttttaagcagcagcgccgccccCCGCAGCCTCCCCCCACTAAAAGCTACACCTGCCCCGCTAGCTGCTTGGCGAGCGTTAAAATCTTGCAAGTGAGAACTTACTAAGTTAACAGCGAACGGGTTCGTTTCTCAGCgttgcacagtggtgcaaataagcacaaattaatatgcataattctaattatataatataaacataatttctaACACTTTAAGTGCTTAACATTAAAATGctctttttttatgtttaattttagttgccagttgcttgagccgcaccactgtgcagccAGCTGTTCAGGTGAGTGTCAGAGACTGTGTctcttttttaaaaatatataaattgtatgctCACCTTACATTATTGTTACTGTTTTGCCGGTAACTCAAGAGGCGTCAAGAAATCCCCAACAAGAGTTTAGACTGAGCTATACACGCATTTGTAGTTATAGGgaatattcaaatttgtcATCATCTGGTTTTTGTCGTACTAACTGCAAATGCCCTAAACTCGCACACGTCAGATCATTCGACTAGGGAAAGAACAtgagcaaaacaaatcaagTCAACGCAAATGCCTCGTtcttcacttttattttttatctgtttaaacaagtgcagcaaaacatgagcaaaccaaagcaatttcaatcaacaataaactttatgcggcgcgaaagagatagcagcagccttttctttttgttgttatcagttaaaaatacttaaaaagtTATTACGGAGGGCTTGTGCCAAACAAACTTTGTTGTGTACCAAAAATAAGTTGCTTACGTATATATTACAACTTACAATTAACACAAATTCTTTTGGGGGATTGATTCAGCGTCTGTCTTTCAATTATTGCCTTTTGTTTCCGCAATGCGttctttgttttgtatttaattttagcttaagaATTTGGCGACATTAAAACGGAAGCTTACCAATGAaccatatttttaattatatgcaaatatatatgcggGGGGTCCCCCGCAGCAGCACGAGTCAGCAGCCAAGTTAGATTTCTtatcaaagctgcagcttaattgcttttgaaCAAGGAAATTATAAGTCAGAGCTAAGCTAATGCACTTGCTCGTCTTTAAAAGGAtcacaatcaaaaaaaaaatatagccGATTAGTTTTATTGTCTACAtcttaatttaaagcttataatACCAGTTTAAATTAGTGGAAAAAGTTCCATagatataataatattttatcttatttgcataaatttaaattttatttttaccgCTGCTTGCatgataaaataatttaatctaaGCTATGACAGTGGAACAAAACGCATTTAACCGGTTTTTAAGATGCTCTGCTCAGTGTCATTAATTATTCTGCCCACGTACTTTACGTTTTTTGCGGTTTTTTATCACGTGCAGTGCAAAACCTATAACTAGAAATTTTCCATATAGTGTTATTCATTTTAAGCAACGCTTTtggtttgaatttaaattttgcgcGCTTCAAACGTGCAGCGCAAACAACTTCACGTTATACGCTGAACAGCTGCATAAGTTATCGTTATCGCTTTTAAAGCGTGCGCACTTTTCAACACTTGcagaaaattgtaaacaaattgcaacacgtgcgtattttaaaaattaaattatattgcagcaatggaattatttacagttaatcggtaattaattaattaatatatgttaaatcaaatgtataactattaaattgatatttagTTACACTGaagagagcaacaaaagcttaagcGATGGCAAGTCAACAAATGAGGATGAAATACTGCAAAAATTGCTACAAAAAGCGGAGAAACGCAAAAGGAAACATAAAGCAAGTGAGCCAATAAAAGAAACGAGCAAAGATGCAGCAAAGACAGCGACTGAGGTGGAGcctgaagagcagcagcagcagcaagcagtgGCTGAGACGccagtggagcagcagctgccggaGGAGTCAAATGATTTTCAAGTGCTGGGCGCAGATGCTGCAAGCGCAAAGCGTGCCAAAGTGGAAATGGTGCTGCCCGCTTGGCTGGCGCATCCCACAATTATTGAAGGCGGCAGCTTGAAGCCAGAGCTGGCCGAGGGCGAAGTCGATGCGGCGGCTATAAAGGCGCAGCCTTTTCTAGAGAAGCACATACGCAGTGCGCTTAAGCAGCTCAAGATTAAGCGACTGTTTCCAGTGCAGCGAGCTGTTATACCCTGGATACTGGAGGCACAAAATAAACCGGAACCGTTTCGCCCACGCGATATTTGCGTTTCAGCGCCCACGGGCAGCGGCAAGACGTTGGCGTTTGCTATACCCATAGtacagctgctggcgcagcgCGTGGAGTGCAAGGTGCGTGCGCTGGTGGTGCTGCCTGTGGCGGAGCTGGCGCTGCAGGTGTACAAAGTGTTTAGTGCGCTTTGCAGTCAAACGGAGCTGGAGGTTTGCTTGCTgtccaagcagcagcgactggaGGATGaacagcaaaagctgctggaGCTGTACAAGGGTGTATACTACTCCAAGGTGGACATAGTAGTGACTACACCAGGTCGCTTAGTGGATCATTTGCATGCTACCAAAGGATTCAGCTTGAAGTCACtgcaatttttagttattgACGAAGCGGATCGCATAATGGACGCAGTTTTTCAAAACTGGCTTTATCATTTGGATGAGCATGTGCGCTCCACAGCAGATCAGCTGCTGGCGGGTGTGCAGGCACCGCTTTGCTATCAACAGCTGCTCCAAAGCTATGGCCAGCAGCCGCACAAGCTGCTGTTCTCTGCGACGCTGTCGCAGGATCCAGAGAAGCTGCAGAATCTGAAACTGTTTCAGCCCAAGCTGTTTACCACGCTGGACGCagcgcagacagcagcagcagcagctgaaacagCACtggatgaggaggaggagccaAGTGGACAGTTTATTGGCAAGTACACAACACCAGCGGAGCTAGTGGAGCAGCATTGCCTTACCGAAGTGAGACTCAAGCCGCTGACGCTGTTCGCTTTGGTGCAGCAAAATGGTTGGAAgcgttttctttgctttaccAATAGCACGGACACAGCTGATCGCCTGTGCTTTGTGCTCAAACAACTGTTTGAGGATTCCCCCATCAAAGTGGAGCAGCTGTCTGCCAAGTGCTCAGCTGCGCAGCGTGCGCAGCGCTTGAATGAATTTGCACGCGGCAGCATTCAAGGCCTCATTTGCTCCGATGCTCTAGCGCGTGGCATAGACGTAGCCAATGTGGACATTGTTATCTCCTACGAAGCAGCGCGTCACATCAAGACCTATATACATCGCGTGGGACGCACAGCGCGTGCTGGTCAAGCGGGCACAGCCATTACACTACTTACGGAGAAGGATCAGGCGCAGTTTAAGCAAATGCTCAATGCTGCGGGCAAGCGCATGGGCGAGGAGTTGAGCGTTTCGCCAGACATTGAGGTGCAGCATGCGGTGCTATATAAACGCGCATTGGAGGCACTGCGTCAGCGCCAGGAGAACCAAAAGAATGTGCAGAAAGTACAAAAGATGCGCAATTCgcgcaaagcagcagcgcacaagcctgcgccagcagctgcagcgccagctggTCAGCTAACGTTgatggagcagctgcagcacaatgCGGCTTCACAGCTGTGGAGCAAGCAGCATTCAAAAGCAGCCAAaccaacaaaagcagcgcagccaaagcagcaaactcaaGTCAAGTCCAGACGACAAAACATGGAGAAGTAATaaagctttgttgttgttttaagtttaaagtACTAGGAAattataatatgcataaaaaacatgaatattgtttatacttttatatGTCTATGTGTGAGTTATCACCAAGTGATTCCCATGCCAGGTACATCCCCGCAGCAAAGAGCAAACAGTTTAGTCGACTTGCCAATACGCTTGCTTACAATattaaacagcaattaaattttaagacaagagtatatatatataaatttattgcttagtCATATCAGTTGTTCGATGCTTTGCATATGCCCTCGCTATGAATCTTTAGTGTAGCTGTGTGCTTAGGTTATCTGGCGTATTTAAGTAGCTTGTCATTCAGCTTGGCAGCTCAAAGTGTTTGGAACTGACAAACATGGCAATCAAACTGCTCTGCTGCATCTTGGGTAATTACAAATCtatagctaaatttataaacatttgctcaCCTTTTCGTTTGCCTTGCAGCGCTTGCATCCTTCACAAATGCGCTGCAAATCGAGCCACGCAGCAGTTGGGGCGCTGTGGCTGCGCGTTCGCCTAGCCGCGTGCGTGGACCCGTGGAGTACGTCATCATACATCATTCGGATAATCCCAATGGCTGCAGCACATCGCAGCAGTGTCAGCGCATGATTAAGGCCATACAATCGGATCATAAGGGCAGACGCAGCTTTAGCGACATTGGCTACAATTTCATCATAGCTGGCGATGGCAAAGTGTACGAGGGACGCGGCTTTGGGCTGCAGGGTTCACATGCGCCCAACTACAATCGCAACAGCATTGGCATTGTGTTCATTGGCAACTTTGAGAGCAGCGCGCCCAGCGCACAAATGCTGCAGAATGCCAAGGATCTTATAgagctggccaagcagcaggGACATCTGAAGCAGGACTACACACTGCTGGGACATCGCCAGACCAAGGCGACTGCTTGCCCCGGCACTGCGCTCTACAATGAGATTAAGAGCTGGCCACGCTGGCGCGAACTTTGATTTGTTATCAACAGcagaattgtttataaaatgtagtaattgaaaatatttttcactGTAGCACAAATTCTTTGTTAGAGTATCATGGTTTGCTCTGCTTTTCCATTTctcagttgctgccgcttatgcaatgcaaattgtgcCCTTGAGCGCTGCAGTTTGCCCAACTGGGTCGCTGCTTAAAAAGGCGCGCACGCCCAAATTAGACGCGCCTGCATTTGAATAGCAAATGCGTTAGTTATTAAACATTCGCTATATAAACAAGTCTGCAGTCCAAGTCACTGCACAGTGCACAATTCAATCCTCTCGAGAAATGCAGCGCGTAAGTTTGTACAATTCGCTTACAACTACAACTTATAGGCACAACTTTATCCGCAGCTCATCCTCTGTTGTGTTTTGCTTAGCTTGGCGCTGTGCCAAGCCAGCTACATacctgccacgcctcctttgAGCCACCAGTTTGTGCTACGCAACTACAATGGCTACTATGTGCCACCAGCTTGGCCAACAGTTGCAACATATCCCAGCTATGTTTACGGCTACTATCCCTATAACTATAACTACAACTATAACaactatggctatggctatggctacaAAAGTGTTTGGTGATTATAATTgtgatatttttaatatacaaaagcatTAATATGCTAAAGCagcttacaaacaaaataaattgttattttatataaaatgctataaattttgctgctttttatattctCTGCAGTTAGTCAGCGAGCTTGCTCAACTCTTAGCTTTACTTACTGCTATTTTTAATATCTGAATAGTTTGAAATTTTAGTGTTGTCCAATGCctttattgtaattatatCAGATTCGATTCCAAGCTATAGTTAGAATATAAAAGGAGCAGCTGTTAACAAACGCGCAGCGGGCTGTGCAAAGCGTGAATTGAGTGCGGGCATGCCAAAGCGAAATGCTGGCAATGCAGCAAATCCTGTAGGTGTGGACACAAGATTAGCGGGCTGAGCATATGCCACATCGTATTGATTAAAGTAATTCAAGCGTTGACTgccagagacagagagtggAGCAGCGCCAAAGTCCGCATCCGAAGCAGGCAACAGCGCTGAGCGTTGAGCGTGCACACAGGCGACCAAAGTCAGAGCCACAAACAGAAATGTGCGCTGCATTAGAATAAAATTATAAGACTTTAGTTAGTtgtagttaaagttaaagcgcTTACCGTGAATTGCATTGTTAGtttgagttgctgttgcagtcaGTTATGAACGCTGAATGTAACAGCTCGATAGTTGGCCATGTCTTTTATAGTTGAGTTGGTCGCTTACAAAAAAGCGTTGACAACAAATTTGGTCACAATGGATTAGCGCAGAATTTGGACTGATTGTTGCAGCTGTAATTGCgctattaaatacaaattatatagactcaaagcttaagctgcaaagtgtatttgctagTTGGGTGAGCAGTTCGTTTTAAATGAGTACAAACTcgctaaatttaatattcgcttcacattttttaattgatagaacaaatattgtattgactaaaattaagtataaatttaatacaatatttatatataatatagctttagtatatatactagCGGTTTGCTTAAGTGTTGGTTTAATTGTTCGTTCAATCgtattcaatataaatatagttataatttatttagttaataaacactagttattagttttatgtgtatcgttagttaattaattatgctttaattaCGTAGTTATGCATAAGTTGGTTACTAATAATGTGGCAAAAGGCATTTGTTAGTTGCTTTGAGTATTCGAAATTGTTACGCGAtaaattctatatacatatataatgcaATAGAAGGGGGCGTGGCTAGAGCTGAGTGTTGGAGCTGAGTGACAGAGATGGCTACAAAAATGAATCACAGTCTATTgagtttagtttttcttttttttttttgggtgcaAATGGCCGCAGAGCTTTGAATCAGtcaagcattaaattaatttaaatacaataattaaacaatgaattacaaatttgtgGGATTCAAAGCTCTGTTTTTGACTAGATTAGGATTAGGATGGGGCCTACCAGAGCACATCATAGTCGTAGACATGCTCGGAGGAGGCAATAATCAGACACTTGACAATCTCATCGAAGCTGCGCTTGAGCTTCCATTTGCGTGgcttgcgcagcagcagcttcagtctgctcttgctcttgggCGGGGCTTGTGCATCGTCGTGTGTGGAAGTGGCTATGGATTTGGTTGGGGGCGGCAAATTGCAGTAGTCGTGCTCCTGTATCAACTGCAGTgcctgcagtcgctgctgttgataGTAGTGATTGAGATTGGTTAGGTAACAAATGCCGTTATCATTGACTACATCGATCTCGGCATAATTGGCGCCCTCGTCGCTTTCGGATGAGTGCGTCTTGGCATTGGCCTTGGCCTTGGCAAAC
The DNA window shown above is from Drosophila busckii strain San Diego stock center, stock number 13000-0081.31 chromosome 3L, ASM1175060v1, whole genome shotgun sequence and carries:
- the LOC108598906 gene encoding probable ATP-dependent RNA helicase Dbp73D, with the translated sequence MELFTVNRYTEESNKSLSDGKSTNEDEILQKLLQKAEKRKRKHKASEPIKETSKDAAKTATEVEPEEQQQQQAVAETPVEQQLPEESNDFQVLGADAASAKRAKVEMVLPAWLAHPTIIEGGSLKPELAEGEVDAAAIKAQPFLEKHIRSALKQLKIKRLFPVQRAVIPWILEAQNKPEPFRPRDICVSAPTGSGKTLAFAIPIVQLLAQRVECKVRALVVLPVAELALQVYKVFSALCSQTELEVCLLSKQQRLEDEQQKLLELYKGVYYSKVDIVVTTPGRLVDHLHATKGFSLKSLQFLVIDEADRIMDAVFQNWLYHLDEHVRSTADQLLAGVQAPLCYQQLLQSYGQQPHKLLFSATLSQDPEKLQNLKLFQPKLFTTLDAAQTAAAAAETALDEEEEPSGQFIGKYTTPAELVEQHCLTEVRLKPLTLFALVQQNGWKRFLCFTNSTDTADRLCFVLKQLFEDSPIKVEQLSAKCSAAQRAQRLNEFARGSIQGLICSDALARGIDVANVDIVISYEAARHIKTYIHRVGRTARAGQAGTAITLLTEKDQAQFKQMLNAAGKRMGEELSVSPDIEVQHAVLYKRALEALRQRQENQKNVQKVQKMRNSRKAAAHKPAPAAAAPAGQLTLMEQLQHNAASQLWSKQHSKAAKPTKAAQPKQQTQVKSRRQNMEK
- the LOC108599051 gene encoding peptidoglycan-recognition protein SB1, which translates into the protein MAIKLLCCILALASFTNALQIEPRSSWGAVAARSPSRVRGPVEYVIIHHSDNPNGCSTSQQCQRMIKAIQSDHKGRRSFSDIGYNFIIAGDGKVYEGRGFGLQGSHAPNYNRNSIGIVFIGNFESSAPSAQMLQNAKDLIELAKQQGHLKQDYTLLGHRQTKATACPGTALYNEIKSWPRWREL
- the LOC108599379 gene encoding uncharacterized protein LOC108599379, which produces MQRLILCCVLLSLALCQASYIPATPPLSHQFVLRNYNGYYVPPAWPTVATYPSYVYGYYPYNYNYNYNNYGYGYGYKSVW
- the LOC108599419 gene encoding uncharacterized protein LOC108599419 yields the protein MQFTRTFLFVALTLVACVHAQRSALLPASDADFGAAPLSVSGSQRLNYFNQYDVAYAQPANLVSTPTGFAALPAFRFGMPALNSRFAQPAARLLTAAPFIF